In a genomic window of uncultured Sphaerochaeta sp.:
- a CDS encoding (2Fe-2S) ferredoxin domain-containing protein gives MEKLVVELCMGSSCFARGNAQTLAALETFLKEEGLGERVELVGHLCLGSCSKGPNLRIGETTYSGLDAACVIDLVRSALKDQGAMV, from the coding sequence ATGGAAAAATTGGTCGTCGAGCTCTGTATGGGAAGTTCCTGTTTCGCCCGGGGCAATGCGCAAACGCTTGCTGCCTTGGAGACCTTCCTCAAAGAGGAGGGTCTGGGAGAACGTGTGGAACTGGTTGGGCATCTCTGCCTTGGTTCTTGCTCAAAAGGACCCAATCTGAGAATTGGGGAGACAACCTACAGTGGTCTTGACGCTGCCTGTGTCATTGACCTTGTCCGCTCTGCGCTGAAAGACCAGGGAGCGATGGTATGA
- the secD gene encoding protein translocase subunit SecD: MKKRSRLVIVLVVVLLCGYFLYPTIAWYGFVPQDAKELATGSNVQIKEYSRGQASRDLRALKDLVAQDAQQTLPSEYAYLKDVAKANYKAMKRSVPRTWTIEALFAGFYNEQGMFDAAESYYRTSLLELKALGNKALQLGLDLRGGMSILLEADTAAFEAKKGSSASASEVSEAIRQDIEILEKRIDQFGVSEPVIRLQGSDQILIEVPGAADPERVNSFLRGKGSLVFKMVDNELSTQLAEYYQANPSEVYTDTGALKQPSFLPAGKIAAGYYVSDEYGIDELERYVVIEEAVGLDGMHLESATTGTDGITGRPVVNFQLDSLGGDIFYKLTSTNVGNTLAVVMDGKVKAMATINEGIRNQVQISGFNAEEANDLAIVLRTAALPIELVVSSQQAVGATLGEDAVNAGVKAIAVGLILVIILMFAYYHVSGLVADLALIFNLFIMISVLSAFNFTLTLTSVAGLILTLGMAVDTNVIIFERIKEERRLGKSDIASIKAGFDKAFWTVMDANITTIIAALVLSQLGSSSVKGFANTLAIGIVSSVFTALFVSHLVFDATVAHREGKKLHISWRKN, from the coding sequence ATGAAAAAACGGAGTCGTCTGGTGATCGTTCTGGTGGTCGTCTTGTTGTGCGGATACTTCTTGTATCCCACGATTGCGTGGTATGGATTCGTACCGCAGGACGCCAAGGAACTGGCAACAGGCTCAAATGTACAGATCAAGGAGTACTCTCGTGGACAGGCTTCACGGGATCTTCGTGCACTGAAGGATCTGGTGGCGCAGGATGCACAGCAAACCTTGCCCTCAGAGTATGCATACCTCAAGGATGTTGCAAAGGCCAACTACAAGGCCATGAAGCGTTCGGTCCCCAGAACATGGACGATCGAGGCTCTCTTTGCAGGGTTCTACAATGAGCAGGGTATGTTTGATGCCGCCGAGTCCTACTACCGGACCAGCTTGCTTGAGCTGAAAGCCTTGGGCAACAAGGCTCTCCAGTTGGGCTTGGATCTTCGCGGTGGTATGAGCATCCTGCTTGAGGCGGATACTGCTGCTTTTGAGGCGAAAAAGGGTTCTTCTGCTTCTGCTTCAGAGGTTTCCGAGGCAATCCGCCAGGACATCGAGATCCTGGAGAAGCGCATCGACCAGTTCGGCGTCAGTGAGCCGGTCATCAGGTTGCAGGGAAGTGACCAGATCCTCATCGAGGTTCCTGGTGCTGCCGACCCCGAGCGCGTAAACTCCTTCCTCCGCGGCAAGGGCTCCTTGGTCTTCAAGATGGTTGACAATGAGCTCAGTACCCAGCTTGCAGAGTATTACCAGGCAAATCCGTCCGAAGTCTACACCGATACAGGCGCCTTGAAGCAGCCCTCCTTCCTGCCCGCAGGAAAGATTGCCGCCGGCTACTATGTCAGCGATGAGTACGGTATCGACGAGCTTGAGCGCTATGTGGTCATCGAGGAAGCAGTCGGCCTGGATGGTATGCATCTTGAGAGTGCAACTACGGGAACCGATGGCATCACCGGCAGGCCGGTGGTCAACTTCCAGCTTGACAGCCTTGGTGGGGATATCTTCTACAAGCTGACTTCCACCAATGTGGGCAATACGCTTGCAGTGGTCATGGATGGCAAGGTCAAGGCCATGGCAACCATCAATGAGGGTATCCGCAATCAGGTCCAGATTTCCGGCTTCAACGCCGAGGAAGCAAACGACCTCGCCATTGTGCTGCGTACTGCCGCCTTGCCGATCGAGCTGGTGGTTTCCAGCCAGCAGGCAGTGGGTGCAACCCTTGGTGAAGATGCCGTCAATGCAGGCGTGAAAGCGATTGCCGTCGGTCTCATTTTGGTCATCATCCTCATGTTTGCGTACTACCACGTCAGTGGCTTGGTCGCCGACCTGGCCCTGATTTTCAACCTGTTCATCATGATCAGTGTTCTCTCTGCCTTCAACTTCACCCTGACACTGACCAGTGTTGCCGGTCTCATCCTGACTTTGGGCATGGCGGTCGATACCAACGTCATCATCTTTGAGCGCATCAAGGAAGAGCGAAGGTTGGGCAAGAGCGACATTGCTTCGATCAAAGCAGGTTTTGACAAGGCTTTCTGGACCGTCATGGACGCCAATATCACTACGATCATTGCGGCCCTGGTTCTTTCCCAGCTGGGAAGCAGTTCTGTCAAGGGTTTTGCGAATACGCTCGCTATCGGTATCGTCAGTTCGGTGTTCACCGCGCTGTTCGTATCGCATCTCGTTTTTGATGCGACCGTAGCTCACCGCGAGGGTAAGAAGCTGCACATCAGCTGGAGGAAAAACTAA
- a CDS encoding monomeric [FeFe] hydrogenase, producing the protein MLELNNQYTVMKRQVHAQVLKAFFAGTLEQDVDALPIKIIPKSRISNRCCIYKERAMVRYRIMALMGINIETDDDELRTLSSYVREVMEEDKHVAPILTTISTACSSCPPDRYLISEACRGCFARPCLANCPKDCISFINGQAHIDESRCIRCGKCKEVCPFHAVVHIPVPCEEACPVNAVKKNEEGYVEIDYQKCISCGRCAMSCPFGAIVERSGVMPVVKMLKAGAHVTALIAPAIEGQFPGTLAQIKQALLATGFSSVVEVSQGAETTSLHEAHELSERKAEGKGYMTTSCCPAYMELVDKHLPFLAERRSSALSPMGYAALEAKQANPQTKTVFIGPCLAKRVEAVKLKTIDGVLTFSELASLFIAKGVDVREMEMADLGTTDSFEDCRGFALSGGVSSCVLSRYAKADEVAVLPINGIDKKMFRTMKIWDKRQPEADLIEVMCCEGGCINGPGVVVKPSVALKLRGGNKAATPVKAMRSIVGARE; encoded by the coding sequence ATGCTTGAATTGAACAACCAGTATACGGTGATGAAGCGACAAGTCCATGCCCAGGTGCTCAAGGCATTCTTTGCCGGGACGCTGGAGCAGGACGTGGATGCGCTTCCCATCAAGATCATTCCCAAGTCCAGGATATCGAACCGTTGCTGCATCTACAAGGAACGGGCAATGGTCCGCTACCGGATCATGGCACTGATGGGCATCAACATCGAGACGGATGATGATGAACTGAGAACGCTCTCTTCCTACGTAAGGGAAGTCATGGAAGAGGACAAGCATGTCGCCCCGATCCTGACCACCATCAGCACCGCCTGCTCGTCCTGTCCTCCTGACCGCTATCTCATCAGTGAGGCTTGCCGTGGATGTTTTGCCCGGCCCTGCCTGGCGAACTGCCCGAAAGACTGCATCTCATTCATCAACGGTCAGGCTCATATCGATGAGAGCCGGTGCATCCGTTGCGGCAAGTGCAAGGAGGTCTGCCCCTTCCATGCCGTGGTGCATATCCCTGTCCCTTGCGAGGAGGCTTGTCCGGTCAATGCGGTCAAAAAGAACGAGGAAGGGTATGTTGAGATAGACTACCAGAAGTGCATAAGCTGTGGGCGCTGTGCGATGAGCTGCCCCTTTGGTGCCATTGTGGAGCGCTCAGGCGTCATGCCTGTAGTGAAGATGCTCAAGGCAGGGGCTCATGTGACCGCTCTCATCGCCCCCGCAATCGAAGGGCAGTTTCCCGGCACCCTTGCCCAGATAAAGCAAGCGCTCCTGGCAACCGGATTCTCCTCAGTCGTGGAAGTCTCCCAGGGTGCTGAGACAACCAGCCTCCATGAGGCTCATGAACTGAGCGAACGCAAGGCTGAGGGAAAGGGGTACATGACCACCAGTTGTTGTCCGGCTTACATGGAACTGGTGGACAAGCATCTCCCCTTCCTTGCCGAGCGGCGTTCTTCAGCCCTTTCCCCGATGGGTTATGCGGCCTTGGAGGCGAAACAGGCCAATCCCCAGACCAAGACGGTCTTCATCGGGCCCTGTCTTGCCAAGCGGGTTGAAGCCGTGAAATTGAAGACCATCGACGGAGTGCTGACCTTCAGCGAGCTGGCAAGCCTGTTCATCGCAAAGGGTGTGGACGTCCGGGAGATGGAGATGGCTGATCTTGGCACCACCGACTCCTTTGAGGATTGTCGTGGGTTTGCACTCAGCGGAGGGGTATCATCGTGCGTGCTCAGCCGGTATGCAAAGGCTGATGAGGTGGCCGTCCTGCCGATCAACGGCATTGACAAGAAGATGTTCCGGACCATGAAAATCTGGGACAAGCGCCAGCCTGAGGCCGACCTGATCGAGGTCATGTGCTGCGAAGGGGGTTGCATCAACGGCCCCGGCGTGGTAGTAAAGCCTTCTGTAGCCTTGAAACTGAGGGGCGGCAACAAGGCTGCCACTCCGGTGAAGGCGATGCGCTCCATTGTGGGAGCAAGGGAGTAG
- a CDS encoding SpoIIE family protein phosphatase — translation MNDIFIDVDYAQIYKHGQKIGGDVFLLSRNPENDQIVCTLSDGLGSGVKANVLASLTARMAHKLSFSPMDLTHSARIIMNTLPVCKERKISYATFTIADIRHEEGEEVKVNLVEYDNPSALVFRGPNSYLWQPERIDLEREGAFKQEVLGHSQLKLSIGSRLVIFSDGVTQAGMGKALPLGWRLEGVRSFAHDQIEANPDISSHDLAQAIVCRAHSLDRLSAKDDITCMVVYVRKPRRTLVVTGPPFTPEHDQDLVEKIRHFEGKKIVSGGTTAQIVSRLLEKPLKVDMSCWSPQVPPCSTMEGIDLVTEGMLTLSKVAIALEQKKPVRSLPNDAVRKFIQVMQESDQVHFIVGTKINEAHQDPNIPVEIGIRRTLIGRLRKALEDNYLKETSQEYI, via the coding sequence ATGAACGACATTTTCATCGACGTGGACTATGCACAGATCTACAAGCACGGCCAGAAGATTGGGGGGGACGTATTCCTGCTCTCCCGCAATCCTGAGAACGACCAGATCGTGTGTACACTCAGTGATGGCCTGGGCAGTGGCGTGAAAGCCAACGTGCTTGCAAGCCTTACCGCCCGCATGGCCCACAAATTGAGCTTCAGTCCAATGGATCTCACCCACTCGGCACGCATCATCATGAATACGCTGCCGGTCTGCAAAGAACGTAAGATCAGCTATGCAACCTTCACCATCGCCGATATCCGCCATGAGGAGGGGGAGGAAGTGAAGGTGAACCTGGTTGAGTATGACAACCCGTCAGCCTTGGTGTTCCGTGGCCCAAACAGCTATCTCTGGCAGCCGGAGCGCATAGATCTTGAACGTGAGGGTGCATTCAAGCAGGAGGTGCTCGGGCATTCCCAGCTGAAGCTGTCCATAGGAAGTCGTCTGGTGATCTTCAGCGATGGCGTTACCCAGGCGGGGATGGGCAAGGCCCTTCCCCTGGGCTGGCGCCTTGAGGGCGTGCGCAGCTTTGCCCATGACCAGATTGAGGCCAATCCCGACATCTCGAGCCATGACTTGGCCCAAGCCATTGTGTGCAGGGCTCACAGCCTTGACCGGCTCAGTGCAAAGGACGACATCACCTGCATGGTGGTCTATGTGCGCAAACCCCGAAGGACGCTGGTGGTGACCGGTCCTCCCTTTACGCCTGAGCACGATCAGGATCTGGTGGAGAAGATCCGTCACTTCGAGGGAAAGAAAATAGTAAGTGGGGGAACGACGGCGCAGATCGTCAGCCGCCTGCTTGAAAAGCCGCTGAAGGTTGATATGAGTTGTTGGTCGCCCCAGGTTCCTCCCTGCTCTACGATGGAAGGAATCGATCTGGTGACTGAGGGTATGCTCACCTTGAGCAAGGTGGCCATTGCCCTCGAACAGAAGAAACCGGTACGCTCCCTGCCCAATGATGCGGTGAGAAAGTTCATCCAGGTGATGCAGGAGAGCGACCAGGTCCACTTCATCGTAGGAACGAAAATCAATGAGGCTCACCAGGATCCCAACATCCCGGTGGAGATAGGGATACGCAGAACCTTGATAGGAAGGTTGCGCAAGGCCTTGGAAGACAATTATCTGAAAGAGACGTCACAGGAATATATCTGA
- a CDS encoding redox-sensing transcriptional repressor Rex — protein sequence MNTTNRGIPIPTIKRFPSYLRLLKGYRDEGMQTVSATVLAEELGLKPIQVRKDISCTGIEGKPKVGFTVIKLIDAIIHTLGWDNATDAILIGAGHLGSALARYEGFESYGLKIVAAFDIDPSKCGSFLGEVPVFPLDQLSRYIEENHVNIGVLAVPAVQAQEVAELLVSCGILAIWNFAPKDLKLPERVVVQRTDLATSFAVLSAKVKRKMNKEELLGEEDEW from the coding sequence ATGAACACAACGAACAGAGGGATTCCCATTCCCACCATCAAGCGTTTCCCGTCATACCTCAGATTGCTCAAGGGGTATCGTGATGAGGGTATGCAGACCGTGTCTGCTACCGTTCTTGCGGAAGAGTTGGGACTCAAGCCGATCCAGGTGCGCAAGGATATCTCCTGCACCGGCATCGAGGGGAAGCCGAAGGTGGGATTTACCGTCATCAAGCTCATCGATGCAATCATCCATACCCTCGGATGGGACAATGCAACCGATGCCATTCTCATCGGAGCAGGGCATCTCGGTTCGGCTCTTGCCCGGTATGAGGGATTTGAGAGCTATGGACTGAAGATTGTTGCTGCGTTTGACATTGACCCAAGCAAGTGCGGATCGTTTCTGGGGGAGGTCCCGGTCTTCCCGCTCGACCAGCTCAGCCGATACATCGAGGAAAACCATGTGAATATCGGCGTTCTGGCCGTTCCTGCCGTCCAGGCCCAGGAAGTTGCTGAGCTGCTGGTCTCCTGTGGCATTCTGGCAATCTGGAACTTTGCCCCGAAGGACCTGAAGTTGCCCGAGCGTGTGGTGGTCCAGCGTACGGATCTTGCCACCAGTTTTGCCGTGCTCTCCGCCAAGGTAAAGCGAAAGATGAACAAGGAAGAGTTGCTCGGGGAAGAGGACGAGTGGTAA
- a CDS encoding GAF domain-containing protein translates to MHDLGSGSVLAQLEALVDAWDGSIESRYCHLANAAAFLYEQMDDVIWLGFYLASGSQGMLMLGPFQGKIACTEILFGRGVCGKAAQEGKSVRVADVHDFADHIVCDSASNSELVVPLFDANHHVVGVLDVDSASFGRFSEDDQQLLEGAAKILSRVLWT, encoded by the coding sequence ATGCACGATTTGGGAAGCGGTTCTGTCCTTGCACAGCTTGAGGCGTTGGTGGATGCATGGGATGGCAGCATCGAAAGCCGGTACTGCCATCTGGCCAACGCTGCAGCCTTCTTGTACGAGCAGATGGATGACGTCATCTGGCTGGGTTTCTACCTTGCATCAGGGTCCCAAGGCATGTTGATGCTCGGCCCTTTTCAGGGAAAGATTGCTTGTACCGAAATACTGTTTGGGCGGGGGGTCTGCGGCAAAGCAGCACAGGAAGGGAAGAGCGTTCGTGTCGCAGATGTGCATGACTTTGCCGATCATATTGTGTGTGACAGTGCAAGCAACAGTGAATTGGTGGTGCCGCTTTTCGATGCAAATCACCATGTGGTTGGGGTTCTGGATGTGGACAGTGCAAGCTTCGGACGGTTTTCGGAAGATGACCAACAGTTGCTTGAGGGGGCTGCCAAGATTCTCTCACGTGTGCTTTGGACTTGA
- the secF gene encoding protein translocase subunit SecF, producing the protein MLKNDIPVIKLRWYSWALAGVLLIAGVISLVAFGGFNLGVDFESGLSQRIQVAPVGLEVTYSGNKDAVLSISGSALSLEVRGDEGVSTTSFRFAAYPTAKDLASALAGVAQVSATAVDGSLKSEDLLSGYGFPATLSATPTRLNFQSTGNASIEDVRSALASLGNVKVQTVGSATSQTFQVRLGIKDNSTQSSMEDEVKAALAAHFGEGDVVVLQSDYIGPKFSATLLSSSILAIVVAMALILVYVWIRFRFAYAVSSLIALLHDILMMLTVISLLRLEFSSTTIAALLTIIGYSLNNTIVIFDRVRENVMLNKDASLAAHINRSVTQSMSRTIMSAVTTLVAILPLAIFASGDIQLFAVNMGFGILFGTFSSNLLAPAMLYWISKAQKKANVEQVVQKTE; encoded by the coding sequence ATGCTTAAGAACGATATTCCTGTCATCAAACTGCGCTGGTATTCCTGGGCTTTGGCTGGAGTCCTCCTGATTGCCGGAGTCATCTCCTTGGTCGCGTTCGGTGGATTCAACCTTGGGGTTGACTTCGAAAGCGGTCTCAGCCAGCGCATCCAGGTTGCACCGGTTGGCCTTGAAGTCACCTACAGTGGCAACAAGGATGCCGTGCTCTCCATCAGCGGCTCGGCTCTCTCGCTTGAGGTTCGTGGCGATGAAGGGGTTTCCACCACTTCATTCCGCTTCGCTGCCTATCCTACGGCAAAGGACCTTGCTTCAGCCCTCGCAGGCGTTGCACAGGTTTCTGCAACCGCAGTAGACGGCTCGCTCAAGAGTGAGGATCTGCTCTCCGGATACGGATTCCCTGCAACCCTTTCCGCAACACCCACCAGGTTGAACTTCCAGAGCACCGGCAATGCTTCCATTGAGGATGTACGCTCGGCTCTCGCTTCCTTGGGCAATGTGAAGGTGCAGACAGTCGGTTCGGCAACCAGCCAGACCTTCCAGGTCCGCTTGGGGATCAAGGACAATTCCACCCAGTCTTCCATGGAAGATGAGGTGAAGGCAGCTCTTGCCGCCCACTTCGGTGAAGGCGATGTGGTAGTCCTGCAGAGTGACTACATCGGTCCGAAGTTCAGTGCAACCCTGCTTTCCAGCTCCATCCTGGCTATCGTGGTTGCCATGGCCCTGATCCTGGTGTATGTCTGGATCCGTTTCCGCTTCGCCTATGCAGTCTCTTCCCTGATCGCATTGCTGCATGACATCCTGATGATGCTCACTGTCATCTCGCTGTTGCGCCTTGAGTTCTCCAGCACCACGATTGCAGCCTTGCTGACGATCATCGGGTACTCACTCAACAATACGATCGTCATCTTTGACCGTGTCCGTGAAAACGTGATGCTCAACAAGGATGCTTCTCTCGCGGCTCACATCAACAGAAGTGTGACCCAGTCGATGAGCAGAACCATCATGAGCGCCGTCACCACCTTGGTTGCAATTCTCCCCTTGGCAATCTTTGCCTCGGGTGATATCCAGCTCTTTGCGGTGAACATGGGCTTCGGCATTCTCTTTGGTACCTTCTCTTCCAACCTGCTCGCACCTGCGATGCTCTATTGGATCAGCAAGGCCCAGAAGAAGGCCAATGTGGAACAGGTGGTTCAGAAGACTGAGTAG
- the ispH gene encoding 4-hydroxy-3-methylbut-2-enyl diphosphate reductase, which yields MKIVLSKTMGYCNGVSRALDLAEQAIEEAKGRELPVYSLGKLIHNRQVCEHFRDEGLEEIAHPEGHDTGVVILRAHGIPDRLRSEFVDAGFTLIDATCPVVKRNLRLIAKYSKTHSILVVGHKGHPESIAMQGVVVEGSVCPTTLLCAVEDVRALPKGRSYAVFVQTTFDQQLWTEIRSALVERTQTGSEMFFVNEICPNSINRRQAVIELAEQCDAVVVIGGKESANTRALYTLALEMGKPAWHIEDASHVVPEMYEYATLGVTAGASTPSSLIDEVVQRLQQE from the coding sequence ATGAAGATAGTACTGTCCAAGACAATGGGGTATTGCAACGGCGTCTCACGTGCACTCGATCTGGCCGAGCAGGCCATAGAAGAGGCCAAGGGCCGAGAGTTGCCGGTCTACTCGTTGGGAAAGCTTATCCATAACCGGCAGGTGTGCGAGCATTTTAGGGATGAGGGTCTGGAGGAGATAGCACATCCTGAGGGGCATGATACTGGTGTGGTCATCCTGCGTGCCCATGGAATACCTGACCGCCTACGCAGTGAATTCGTTGATGCTGGTTTCACCCTCATTGATGCCACCTGCCCTGTGGTGAAGCGCAATCTTCGTCTCATTGCCAAGTACAGCAAGACCCATTCCATTCTCGTTGTCGGTCACAAGGGACATCCGGAGTCGATAGCGATGCAGGGGGTTGTGGTCGAAGGTTCTGTATGCCCCACCACCTTGCTTTGTGCTGTTGAGGATGTGAGGGCTCTTCCCAAGGGCCGATCCTATGCTGTTTTCGTCCAGACAACCTTTGACCAGCAGCTCTGGACTGAGATTCGTAGTGCCCTCGTGGAGCGTACCCAGACGGGCTCAGAGATGTTTTTTGTCAATGAGATTTGCCCTAACTCCATCAACAGGCGACAAGCGGTCATCGAATTGGCAGAGCAGTGTGATGCCGTGGTGGTGATCGGGGGCAAGGAGAGTGCCAATACGAGAGCACTCTATACCTTGGCCCTGGAAATGGGCAAACCTGCCTGGCACATAGAGGATGCATCGCATGTTGTTCCCGAGATGTATGAGTATGCTACACTAGGGGTGACGGCAGGAGCTTCCACTCCCTCATCCCTGATCGATGAGGTTGTCCAGAGACTGCAACAGGAGTAA
- a CDS encoding [Fe-Fe] hydrogenase large subunit C-terminal domain-containing protein: MIHPIYTELTECRDCYKCVRGCPVKAIQVKDGSAVVVKDRCIYCGHCVDICPSHAKKIRNDLARVRQFLTSGRKIYCSLAPSAASEFPDGMDALVLALHQLGFSGVSETALGAALVNEAIETYALEHDGACNKISTACPTVVQAIKKYYPSLVDHLSNIPSPLQCHSAYLRKLYGQEIGIVFIGPCIAKKVEADETPGYPDFSLTFEELRTWLDLEHFDLALLSAQIAADPTLVPAFVPCRAGKSTLYPVEGGMIASLAWGSDPFQTHAVAISGSTQVLGTLGGMQCGQEHNNFLELLFCEGGCINGPGAEKGRSSASKKALASRYTRSRIAAAGPVFGGDPAFVRLLLDKGYSLIEEPGKVETDLPVSSFVSKHSEDEIGRALKFLGKRDKAEELNCGGCGYNSCREMAIAYLDGMAEPEMCVTKMRKEAQSKIDVLLRTIPIGVVIVDDQLRIVDCNSSFLRLFSEVDFAIEGELLNLVGGLPLERFVPFHEKFRDQFANARVQQYRLHYQDKFLKVTFFSVEKQHLVGALFEDITTPTVRRETVIKKAEDVIQKSLETVQQIASLLGENAAETEIMLNSLIDAFKVPAANQSDGFTKEES, translated from the coding sequence ATGATCCACCCCATCTATACCGAGCTGACCGAGTGCCGCGACTGTTACAAGTGTGTGCGTGGCTGTCCGGTGAAGGCCATCCAGGTCAAGGACGGTTCGGCAGTGGTTGTGAAAGACCGTTGCATTTACTGCGGACACTGTGTGGACATCTGCCCCTCCCATGCAAAGAAGATTCGCAACGACCTTGCCCGTGTCCGCCAGTTCCTTACCAGTGGGCGGAAAATCTACTGCAGTCTTGCCCCCTCTGCTGCATCCGAATTTCCTGACGGAATGGATGCCTTGGTCCTTGCCTTGCACCAGCTTGGGTTCAGTGGGGTCAGTGAGACCGCTCTGGGAGCAGCTTTGGTCAATGAAGCCATCGAGACGTATGCCCTGGAGCATGATGGCGCTTGCAACAAGATTTCCACTGCCTGCCCAACAGTGGTCCAGGCCATCAAGAAGTACTATCCGTCCTTGGTTGACCATCTGAGCAACATACCCTCTCCGCTGCAGTGCCACAGCGCCTATCTTCGCAAGCTGTACGGCCAGGAGATCGGCATTGTGTTCATCGGGCCTTGCATCGCCAAGAAAGTGGAAGCGGATGAGACTCCCGGCTATCCCGATTTTTCCCTCACGTTCGAGGAGCTTCGCACCTGGCTGGATCTGGAGCATTTCGATCTTGCCCTTCTCTCTGCCCAGATTGCCGCTGACCCAACCCTGGTTCCTGCCTTTGTGCCGTGCAGGGCAGGCAAGTCCACACTCTATCCGGTGGAGGGCGGCATGATCGCCTCCCTTGCCTGGGGTTCCGATCCATTCCAGACCCATGCGGTGGCCATCAGTGGTTCCACCCAAGTGCTGGGTACTCTTGGAGGGATGCAGTGCGGACAGGAGCACAACAACTTCCTGGAATTGCTCTTCTGTGAAGGCGGGTGCATCAACGGGCCCGGAGCGGAAAAGGGGCGTTCATCGGCTTCCAAGAAAGCCCTTGCTTCGCGCTATACCCGCAGTCGCATCGCAGCAGCAGGACCTGTCTTCGGTGGAGATCCTGCGTTTGTCCGCCTTCTGTTGGATAAGGGCTACTCCCTCATTGAAGAACCGGGAAAGGTGGAAACCGATCTTCCTGTCTCCTCATTCGTTTCCAAGCACAGTGAAGATGAGATTGGGCGTGCCCTGAAGTTCCTTGGCAAGCGGGACAAGGCTGAGGAGCTGAACTGCGGTGGTTGCGGCTACAACAGCTGCCGGGAGATGGCCATCGCCTACCTTGACGGAATGGCAGAGCCGGAAATGTGTGTAACCAAGATGCGCAAGGAAGCCCAGAGCAAGATTGATGTGCTGCTGCGTACCATTCCCATCGGAGTGGTCATTGTCGACGACCAGCTGCGCATCGTCGATTGCAACTCCAGTTTTCTTCGCCTCTTCAGCGAGGTGGACTTTGCGATCGAAGGGGAGTTGCTCAATCTGGTGGGAGGCCTTCCCCTGGAGCGCTTTGTTCCCTTCCATGAAAAGTTCCGTGACCAGTTTGCCAATGCTCGGGTGCAGCAGTACCGCCTCCACTACCAGGACAAGTTCCTGAAGGTCACCTTCTTCTCGGTGGAGAAACAGCATCTGGTGGGAGCGCTTTTTGAGGATATCACCACACCCACGGTACGCCGGGAGACGGTGATCAAGAAGGCTGAGGATGTCATCCAGAAGAGCCTGGAAACGGTTCAGCAGATAGCCTCCCTGTTGGGGGAGAATGCAGCGGAGACGGAGATCATGCTCAACAGTCTCATTGATGCGTTCAAGGTTCCTGCAGCCAATCAGAGTGATGGGTTTACCAAGGAAGAGTCATGA